One Moritella sp. Urea-trap-13 genomic window carries:
- the lpcA gene encoding D-sedoheptulose 7-phosphate isomerase, with translation MTNYQGLIQQELVEAAQVLNDFLADPKNGANIEAAAALLADSFKAGGKVLSCGNGGSHCDAMHFAEELSGRYRENRPAMPGIAISDVSHMSCVSNDFGYEYVFSRYVEGIGQQGDVLLGLSTSGNSQNVLNAFAAAKAKGMKTIALTGKDGGKMAGIADIEIRVPHFGYADRIQEIHIKVIHLLIQLVEKMMGYAD, from the coding sequence ATGACAAATTATCAAGGCTTAATTCAGCAAGAATTAGTCGAAGCAGCACAAGTTTTAAATGATTTTTTAGCTGACCCGAAAAATGGTGCAAATATTGAAGCCGCTGCCGCATTATTAGCAGATTCATTTAAAGCTGGTGGCAAAGTGTTATCTTGTGGCAATGGTGGCTCCCATTGTGATGCGATGCATTTTGCAGAAGAGTTATCAGGACGCTATCGTGAAAATCGTCCAGCAATGCCTGGTATTGCTATTTCTGATGTGAGCCATATGTCTTGCGTGAGTAATGACTTTGGTTATGAATATGTATTTTCACGTTATGTTGAAGGTATTGGCCAGCAAGGTGATGTGTTATTAGGGCTTAGCACCAGTGGTAATTCGCAAAATGTCTTAAATGCGTTTGCGGCTGCGAAAGCCAAAGGCATGAAGACCATAGCCTTAACCGGCAAAGATGGCGGTAAAATGGCGGGCATCGCTGATATCGAAATTCGTGTGCCACATTTTGGTTATGCTGACCGTATTCAAGAGATCCACATTAAAGTGATCCATTTACTGATTCAGTTAGTCGAAAAAATGATGGGTTATGCTGATTAA
- a CDS encoding class II glutamine amidotransferase, with protein MCELLGMSANVPTDICFSFSGLMQRGGKTGPHSDGWGITFYEGKGCRTFRDPKPSCESKVAQLVKNYPIKSQAVISHIRQANRGGVALENTHPFTREFWGKNWTYAHNGQLTDYQGLATGFYTPIGETDSELAFCWILQEVAKKFPSKPDDMKAAFRFIASLCDQLRALGVFNLLLTDGDFVFAYCTNNLHHIIREAPFGHAQLIDENIEINFETETSDSDVVAIIATQPLTDNEVWHKMQPGEFCVFCRGTVMLTNM; from the coding sequence ATGTGTGAATTATTAGGTATGAGCGCAAATGTACCTACCGACATTTGTTTTAGTTTTTCTGGGCTGATGCAGCGTGGTGGTAAGACTGGACCACATTCTGATGGTTGGGGAATTACTTTTTATGAAGGCAAGGGTTGCCGAACTTTTCGTGATCCTAAGCCAAGTTGCGAATCGAAAGTCGCGCAATTAGTGAAAAATTATCCGATTAAAAGCCAGGCGGTTATTTCGCATATTCGTCAAGCTAATCGTGGTGGTGTGGCATTAGAAAACACCCATCCTTTTACCCGTGAGTTTTGGGGTAAGAACTGGACCTATGCGCATAATGGCCAGTTGACCGACTACCAAGGTTTAGCAACGGGGTTTTATACACCGATTGGTGAAACGGATAGTGAATTAGCATTTTGTTGGATTTTGCAGGAAGTAGCTAAAAAATTCCCGAGCAAACCTGATGATATGAAAGCTGCATTCCGTTTTATTGCCAGCCTATGCGATCAGTTAAGAGCATTAGGTGTGTTTAATTTATTATTAACAGATGGCGATTTTGTATTTGCTTACTGTACCAATAATTTACATCATATTATTCGCGAGGCGCCGTTTGGGCATGCCCAGTTGATTGATGAAAATATTGAAATCAACTTTGAGACCGAAACGTCAGATTCGGATGTTGTTGCTATTATTGCCACGCAACCGCTGACGGATAATGAAGTGTGGCACAAAATGCAGCCGGGTGAATTTTGTGTATTTTGTCGTGGTACTGTTATGTTGACTAATATGTAA
- the purN gene encoding phosphoribosylglycinamide formyltransferase: MSKQASIVVLVSGNGSNLQTILDQCEQGSINGKVTAVFSNKSTAYGLERAQQAGVDAISLSQADFADRAAFDAELMAQIDQYQPDLIVLAGYMRILSDDFVQHYAGKMLNIHPSLLPKYPGLDTHQRAMDNGDEEHGASVHFVTPELDAGPVILQAKVPVFSEDDIEELSSRVHTQEHMIYPMVIQWFCAGRLAMTNGKAVLDGEALAESGYAAD; encoded by the coding sequence ATGTCTAAACAAGCATCTATCGTTGTATTGGTTTCAGGTAATGGCAGTAATTTACAAACCATTCTTGACCAGTGTGAACAAGGTTCTATTAACGGTAAGGTAACTGCTGTTTTTAGTAATAAGAGTACTGCTTACGGCCTAGAGCGAGCACAGCAAGCGGGTGTAGATGCAATCTCACTTAGCCAAGCTGATTTCGCTGATCGCGCTGCATTTGATGCAGAGCTAATGGCGCAAATTGATCAATACCAACCAGATCTAATTGTGTTAGCGGGTTACATGCGTATTTTAAGTGATGACTTTGTACAGCATTATGCTGGCAAGATGCTGAATATACATCCTTCTCTATTACCTAAATATCCAGGTTTAGATACTCATCAACGCGCTATGGATAATGGTGATGAAGAGCATGGAGCATCAGTACATTTTGTAACGCCAGAACTAGACGCAGGTCCAGTAATCTTGCAAGCAAAAGTACCGGTATTTTCAGAAGATGACATCGAAGAATTAAGTTCACGAGTGCATACTCAAGAACACATGATTTATCCGATGGTTATCCAATGGTTCTGTGCTGGACGCCTTGCGATGACAAATGGCAAAGCGGTTCTTGATGGTGAAGCATTAGCTGAAAGCGGCTACGCTGCGGACTAA
- the purM gene encoding phosphoribosylformylglycinamidine cyclo-ligase — MSNQNTSLSYKDAGVDIDAGNALVERIKGVAKKTKRPEVMGGLGGFGALCQLPTGYKEPVLVAGTDGVGTKLRLAIDLAKYDTVGIDLVAMCVNDLIVQGAEPLFFLDYYATGKLDVDVATAVVTGIGEGCLLSGCALTGGETAEMPGMYDGKDFDIAGFCVGIVDKENIIDGTKVAAGDKLIALGSSGPHSNGYSLVRKILEVSKEDPSQAFGDSTLGDTLLTPTNIYVKSVLAVLKECEVHALSHITGGGFWENIPRVLPALTKAVVDESSWQWPEIFNWLQEKGNVERTEMYRTFNCGVGMVIALPESQVEKALEIFTAHGENAWLIGDIADAEENEEQVEIK, encoded by the coding sequence GTGAGCAACCAAAATACTTCTCTAAGTTATAAAGATGCAGGCGTTGATATTGACGCAGGTAATGCATTAGTAGAACGCATTAAAGGTGTAGCGAAAAAAACTAAACGCCCAGAAGTGATGGGTGGTCTAGGTGGCTTCGGCGCTCTTTGCCAATTACCTACTGGTTATAAAGAACCAGTGTTGGTCGCAGGAACAGACGGTGTAGGAACGAAACTACGCCTCGCTATCGATTTAGCTAAATATGATACGGTAGGTATCGATTTAGTTGCTATGTGTGTGAATGACCTTATTGTACAAGGTGCTGAACCACTATTCTTCTTAGATTACTATGCAACAGGCAAGCTAGATGTAGATGTAGCTACAGCTGTTGTTACCGGTATTGGCGAAGGTTGTTTATTATCTGGTTGTGCGTTAACAGGCGGTGAAACTGCTGAAATGCCAGGTATGTACGACGGTAAAGATTTTGACATTGCTGGCTTCTGTGTTGGCATTGTAGATAAAGAAAACATCATCGACGGCACTAAAGTTGCTGCGGGTGACAAACTGATTGCTTTAGGATCGAGTGGCCCTCACTCGAACGGCTATTCTTTAGTTCGTAAAATCCTTGAAGTTTCAAAAGAAGATCCAAGTCAAGCATTTGGTGATTCAACACTAGGTGATACTCTTCTAACGCCTACTAACATCTATGTTAAGTCTGTGCTAGCTGTGCTGAAAGAGTGTGAAGTTCACGCTTTATCACACATTACTGGTGGTGGTTTCTGGGAAAATATTCCGCGTGTACTACCAGCACTAACAAAAGCTGTCGTTGATGAAAGTAGCTGGCAGTGGCCTGAAATTTTCAACTGGTTACAAGAAAAAGGTAACGTTGAACGTACTGAAATGTATCGTACGTTTAACTGTGGTGTTGGTATGGTTATCGCCCTACCTGAATCACAAGTTGAAAAAGCACTGGAAATCTTCACTGCCCATGGCGAAAATGCATGGTTAATCGGTGACATTGCAGACGCTGAAGAAAATGAAGAACAAGTAGAGATAAAATAA
- the upp gene encoding uracil phosphoribosyltransferase — MKVVEVKHPLVRHKLGLMRAADISTKRFRELATEVGSLLTYEATADLELEQKTIEGWNGDVTVDQIKGKKVTVVPILRAGLGMMDGVLEHMPSARVSVVGIYRDEETLEAVPYFEKIVHSIDERLAIVVDPMLATGGSMIATLDLLKAKGCKHIKVLVLVAAPEGLKALEEAHPNIELYTASIDERLDEKGYIVPGLGDAGDKIFGTK, encoded by the coding sequence ATGAAAGTTGTTGAAGTTAAACATCCTTTAGTACGTCATAAATTGGGTTTAATGCGCGCTGCTGATATCAGCACTAAACGTTTTCGTGAACTTGCAACAGAAGTGGGTAGCTTACTTACTTATGAAGCAACGGCTGATTTAGAATTAGAACAGAAGACTATTGAAGGTTGGAATGGCGATGTTACCGTTGATCAAATCAAAGGTAAAAAAGTAACAGTAGTGCCAATTTTGCGTGCTGGTTTAGGTATGATGGATGGTGTGTTAGAACATATGCCAAGTGCACGTGTAAGTGTTGTTGGTATTTACCGTGATGAAGAAACGCTAGAAGCAGTTCCTTATTTCGAAAAAATCGTTCACAGCATTGATGAACGTTTAGCGATTGTTGTTGATCCTATGTTAGCAACAGGCGGTTCTATGATCGCAACATTAGACCTGTTAAAAGCTAAAGGTTGTAAGCACATTAAAGTACTTGTACTTGTTGCTGCACCAGAAGGTCTAAAAGCGTTAGAAGAAGCACACCCAAATATCGAGCTTTACACTGCATCTATTGACGAACGTCTAGATGAAAAAGGTTATATCGTTCCAGGTCTAGGTGACGCTGGCGATAAGATCTTCGGTACTAAATAA
- a CDS encoding uracil phosphoribosyltransferase, with protein MDNKQIKNDRYFNIDIEEIYVLNVLLLWGGYLVGNQVD; from the coding sequence ATGGATAATAAACAAATTAAAAATGACCGATACTTTAATATCGATATTGAAGAGATCTATGTGCTAAATGTGCTATTGCTGTGGGGCGGATATTTAGTGGGGAATCAAGTTGATTAA
- a CDS encoding DUF2066 domain-containing protein, whose product MKRLFPVLLSLLSLLPLTTQAVEVEQLYSASVIAVDNKSNRDLQKVAFAEVLVKVSGNATIAADPVIKKALINAREYLVKQAEEHVDGERYLQTSFNEKKVNRLLRGSEFGVWSQNRPQQIVWLVVDEDFNRSVRGETDTDYAEFIDAIKAQANKRAIPVLFPVMDLDDQLQVSSSDLWGQFTDPVELASTRYAADNYIIAKIIKQNDDYKLTWSMYGRSNSNQAFEIWLNGQAQGELAVIGTKLTNSLANHLAERYSVKASGNNEVVFLNVDAVTGITDYAKLIAMFADLSAVAQVDLEAVSGSSIQLKLVLLGTQQDLLTELSLDLRIKSSKNAFDDMNFQWNAIN is encoded by the coding sequence ATGAAGCGTTTATTTCCTGTTTTATTATCACTGTTATCTCTTCTTCCCTTAACCACGCAGGCGGTTGAGGTTGAGCAACTTTATTCAGCATCAGTTATAGCGGTTGATAATAAGTCTAACCGTGATCTACAAAAAGTGGCCTTTGCAGAAGTGCTGGTTAAAGTTTCTGGTAATGCCACAATAGCGGCGGATCCGGTAATCAAAAAAGCATTGATCAATGCCCGTGAGTACTTAGTCAAGCAAGCTGAAGAACATGTCGATGGCGAGCGCTATTTACAAACAAGCTTTAATGAAAAAAAAGTAAATCGTTTATTGCGCGGCAGTGAATTTGGAGTATGGAGTCAGAATCGTCCACAGCAAATTGTCTGGCTAGTAGTTGATGAAGATTTTAACCGCAGTGTCAGAGGCGAAACTGACACTGATTATGCTGAGTTTATTGATGCGATTAAAGCGCAAGCCAATAAGCGTGCGATCCCCGTTTTATTCCCTGTGATGGATCTTGATGATCAATTGCAAGTCAGCAGTAGCGATTTGTGGGGCCAGTTTACAGATCCAGTCGAACTTGCTTCAACCCGCTATGCTGCAGATAATTATATTATTGCTAAGATCATTAAGCAGAATGATGATTATAAATTAACTTGGAGCATGTACGGTCGTAGTAATAGCAATCAAGCATTCGAGATTTGGTTGAATGGCCAAGCTCAAGGTGAGCTTGCTGTAATCGGCACTAAGTTAACCAATAGCCTCGCTAATCATCTTGCGGAACGTTATAGCGTAAAAGCATCTGGTAACAATGAAGTGGTGTTTTTAAATGTAGATGCTGTTACTGGCATTACTGATTACGCAAAATTAATCGCTATGTTTGCGGATTTATCAGCGGTAGCACAAGTTGATCTTGAAGCCGTTTCTGGATCTAGCATACAGCTAAAATTAGTATTGCTTGGCACCCAGCAAGATCTATTAACTGAATTGTCGTTAGATCTACGGATCAAAAGTAGTAAAAATGCCTTTGATGACATGAATTTTCAGTGGAACGCGATAAATTAA
- the hda gene encoding DnaA inactivator Hda, whose protein sequence is MNTPAQLSLPVQLPDGETFASFYPGANVQLLTALKNAAVGDGDPFIYLFGNRSSGTSHLLHATCTECTDSDRSAAYLPMEMSAMMSPSVLDGMEHLDMVCIDNIEMIAGIREWEVALFNFYNRWRDSHEQANPGSLIVTGNSAARHLGIQLPDLLSRLDWGVSYQLQLLDDDGKLAALQLRAEFRGLKLPVDVGRFLLNRSSRDMKTLIATLDRLDQASISAQRRLTIPFVKEILSL, encoded by the coding sequence TTGAACACTCCAGCACAACTTTCTTTACCAGTCCAATTGCCCGATGGTGAAACTTTCGCGAGTTTTTATCCCGGTGCTAATGTCCAGTTACTCACAGCGTTAAAAAATGCTGCTGTAGGCGACGGTGATCCATTTATTTATCTATTTGGTAACCGGAGTTCGGGCACCTCCCATTTACTCCATGCAACTTGTACCGAGTGTACAGACTCCGATCGTTCAGCTGCCTATTTACCAATGGAAATGTCTGCCATGATGTCACCATCAGTATTAGATGGTATGGAACATCTCGATATGGTTTGTATTGATAATATTGAAATGATCGCCGGGATCCGTGAGTGGGAAGTTGCACTATTTAATTTTTATAACCGCTGGCGAGATAGTCATGAGCAAGCTAATCCAGGCTCTCTGATCGTCACCGGCAATAGTGCGGCGCGCCATTTAGGTATTCAATTACCGGATCTGTTATCTCGATTAGATTGGGGAGTAAGTTACCAATTACAACTACTTGATGATGATGGCAAGTTGGCTGCATTACAATTACGTGCAGAGTTTAGAGGATTGAAGTTACCTGTTGATGTTGGCCGCTTTCTGTTAAACCGCTCATCGCGTGATATGAAAACCCTGATTGCGACATTAGATCGATTAGATCAAGCGTCAATTAGTGCGCAACGTCGGTTAACTATTCCATTCGTCAAAGAAATACTTTCTCTGTAA
- a CDS encoding DUF2069 domain-containing protein — MQTIPTTQDTQKRITRYRFLGLFGYFGLIILMFVWQLWLTPEKIQDHTQSQALAELTAMADVNPELLPQVEAEKQKWLERQAAHESNPLAKAFIWIFPLLIPFYGLVKGKPYTAAWSNFVVMIYYMHSLTIMYTDPDERYLAILEFALANCMLFGNGIYARMQGKELGLGLDKLKVVMAEEKEREEAYKAQHKD, encoded by the coding sequence ATGCAAACGATTCCAACAACACAAGATACACAAAAACGTATTACTCGATATCGATTCTTAGGACTGTTTGGCTATTTTGGCCTGATCATACTGATGTTCGTATGGCAACTGTGGTTAACACCAGAAAAAATACAAGATCATACGCAATCACAAGCACTGGCAGAACTCACTGCGATGGCTGACGTGAACCCTGAATTATTACCACAGGTTGAGGCCGAAAAACAAAAATGGTTAGAGCGTCAAGCTGCACATGAGTCGAATCCATTAGCCAAAGCCTTCATTTGGATCTTCCCCTTGTTAATCCCCTTTTACGGTTTAGTAAAAGGTAAGCCTTATACCGCGGCGTGGAGTAACTTTGTGGTGATGATCTATTACATGCATTCATTAACCATCATGTATACCGACCCTGATGAGCGTTATTTAGCTATATTAGAGTTTGCCTTAGCCAACTGTATGTTATTTGGTAATGGCATTTATGCACGCATGCAGGGCAAAGAGTTAGGGCTAGGTCTGGATAAGCTAAAAGTCGTGATGGCTGAAGAAAAAGAACGAGAAGAAGCATATAAAGCACAGCACAAAGATTAA
- the arsC gene encoding arsenate reductase (glutaredoxin) (This arsenate reductase requires both glutathione and glutaredoxin to convert arsenate to arsenite, after which the efflux transporter formed by ArsA and ArsB can extrude the arsenite from the cell, providing resistance.) produces the protein MTSVTIYHNPRCSKSRQTLALLEEQGVTPSIVKYLETPPSAAQLQQILNLLALAPRQLMRIKEAEYKALGLDNENLSNDELIAAMIATPKLIERPIVLANGKAAIGRPPENVLAIL, from the coding sequence ATGACTAGTGTCACTATTTATCATAATCCACGTTGCTCTAAAAGCCGTCAAACGCTTGCACTATTAGAAGAGCAAGGTGTCACACCCAGCATCGTAAAATACCTAGAAACACCACCATCTGCAGCGCAATTACAACAAATTCTGAATTTACTCGCATTAGCGCCACGTCAATTGATGCGTATTAAAGAAGCTGAATATAAAGCTTTAGGTTTAGATAACGAAAATCTGTCTAATGACGAACTTATCGCCGCCATGATCGCAACACCGAAACTGATCGAGCGCCCTATCGTATTAGCAAACGGCAAAGCTGCGATTGGTCGTCCTCCTGAAAATGTTTTAGCAATACTCTAA
- a CDS encoding M48 family metalloprotease codes for MYLKRMYLKKILRVTSTALFVGALGLISSVQATNKLPEIGTAGVTALSIDQERQYGAAFIKVARGSFPMVSDPVLQEYIAELGAKLISQTDSVRFPFNFFLIKDDEINAAAFLGGYVKVHTGLFLYAENESEFASVIAHEISHITQRHLARSLEAQAGNSQLTVAGLVGAVLLGIANPVAGIAMLQTTVAINAQSAINYTRANEFEADRIGIQVMANAGFDPAAMSTFFGKLAEQYRFSSTPPQMLITHPLPTTRVTEARDRAALYPSRYYQPSLDYQLAKARIQVRYGTLKPQEALQFFEHQLKTKKFILKDAALYGQALALIQLGKNAEAKNIVVALASKQPNNLFYLDTLTDIDLALKHNDEAIARLQKANNRYTNNPVTTINLAVALQQAKKYDQAKKLIRDYLRSNETDMIALSIYIDLLRQTDDNVKMYVQRANLAQLKANYPRALNELQSARTLATGSADIARIDAHMEQIEAEKLEMQALQN; via the coding sequence TTGTATTTAAAAAGAATGTATCTCAAAAAAATATTGCGTGTAACCAGTACCGCATTATTTGTCGGCGCATTGGGCTTAATAAGCTCAGTGCAAGCGACTAATAAGCTTCCGGAAATCGGTACCGCTGGCGTTACCGCTTTATCTATCGACCAGGAACGCCAATATGGCGCAGCCTTTATCAAAGTCGCGCGTGGCTCTTTTCCGATGGTCAGCGATCCAGTCCTACAAGAGTACATTGCCGAATTAGGGGCTAAATTAATTAGCCAAACCGATTCAGTGCGCTTTCCGTTTAATTTTTTCTTAATCAAAGATGATGAAATTAATGCCGCCGCTTTTCTCGGTGGTTATGTCAAGGTGCATACCGGGTTATTCTTATATGCCGAAAACGAATCAGAATTTGCCTCGGTTATTGCCCATGAGATCTCACATATTACCCAGCGCCATCTTGCGCGCAGTTTAGAAGCACAGGCAGGAAATAGCCAATTAACCGTGGCAGGTTTGGTCGGTGCGGTATTATTAGGTATCGCCAACCCGGTTGCTGGTATTGCTATGTTACAAACCACCGTGGCAATTAATGCACAATCAGCAATTAACTATACCCGTGCCAATGAATTTGAAGCGGACCGTATTGGTATTCAGGTCATGGCAAATGCTGGTTTCGATCCGGCAGCTATGTCGACATTCTTTGGTAAATTAGCAGAGCAATATCGCTTTAGCTCAACGCCGCCACAAATGTTGATCACTCACCCACTACCAACCACCCGTGTTACCGAAGCACGTGATAGGGCGGCACTGTACCCAAGTCGTTACTATCAACCTAGCCTAGACTATCAATTAGCTAAAGCGCGTATTCAAGTCCGTTATGGCACCTTAAAACCGCAAGAAGCCCTGCAATTCTTTGAACATCAACTTAAAACTAAAAAATTCATCTTAAAAGATGCCGCATTATATGGCCAAGCACTGGCGTTAATCCAACTCGGCAAGAATGCAGAAGCGAAGAACATCGTGGTCGCATTGGCAAGCAAGCAGCCCAATAATCTGTTTTATCTGGATACCCTTACTGATATCGATTTAGCACTCAAACACAATGACGAAGCCATCGCGCGATTACAAAAAGCCAATAATAGGTATACCAATAATCCGGTTACTACCATTAATTTAGCAGTCGCATTACAGCAAGCGAAAAAGTATGACCAGGCGAAAAAGCTAATTAGGGATTATCTACGTAGTAATGAAACAGATATGATTGCCTTGAGTATTTATATTGATTTATTACGCCAAACCGATGATAACGTCAAAATGTACGTACAACGCGCCAACTTGGCACAGCTCAAAGCAAATTATCCCAGAGCCCTTAACGAACTACAATCTGCACGCACACTGGCAACAGGTTCGGCAGACATAGCTCGCATTGATGCGCACATGGAACAAATTGAGGCCGAAAAGCTAGAAATGCAGGCATTACAAAACTAG
- a CDS encoding YebC/PmpR family DNA-binding transcriptional regulator — MGRAFQNRKLSMAKTAGMKTKIYSKYGKEIYVCAKTGGGDPDHNLSLRRIIEKAKKDQVPTHVIDRAIEKAAGAGGEDYVRASYEGFGPGNCMVIVECLTDNGKRTFTDVRQAFVKNGAKLGAQGSVSHMFDHQAVFEFKFDDEDAVLEALMEAEVDVADVENEDGTITVYVPHTEFFKTKVALSEAFADIEFDAEDITFLPQIETEVVGDDAEMFERFLAALNDSDDVQEIYHNAIVA; from the coding sequence ATGGGCAGAGCATTCCAAAACCGTAAATTATCGATGGCTAAAACAGCTGGCATGAAAACTAAGATCTACTCTAAATATGGTAAAGAGATCTATGTATGCGCAAAAACGGGTGGTGGTGACCCTGACCACAACTTAAGCCTTCGCCGTATCATTGAAAAAGCGAAAAAAGATCAAGTACCTACTCATGTTATTGACCGTGCTATCGAAAAAGCAGCTGGCGCTGGCGGTGAAGATTATGTACGTGCAAGTTATGAAGGTTTTGGCCCTGGTAACTGTATGGTTATCGTTGAGTGTCTAACGGATAACGGTAAACGTACTTTCACAGATGTTCGTCAAGCATTCGTTAAGAATGGCGCGAAACTGGGTGCGCAAGGTTCGGTATCGCACATGTTTGATCATCAAGCAGTATTTGAATTCAAATTTGATGATGAAGATGCGGTATTAGAAGCGTTAATGGAAGCTGAAGTTGATGTTGCTGATGTAGAGAATGAAGACGGTACTATTACTGTTTATGTTCCACACACTGAATTCTTCAAAACTAAAGTAGCATTATCAGAAGCCTTTGCAGATATTGAATTTGATGCTGAAGACATCACATTCCTACCGCAAATTGAAACTGAAGTTGTTGGTGATGATGCTGAAATGTTCGAACGTTTTCTTGCTGCACTAAACGACAGTGATGACGTTCAAGAAATTTATCACAATGCGATCGTTGCTTAA
- a CDS encoding alkylphosphonate utilization protein has product MSIETTLLQRSGSKCEMCTAESNLSAYELPESPEKSSDCAVMLCGTCLDQISNPETLDENHWRCLNDSMWSQVPAVQVLAYRMLNRLDADWSRDLLDMMYLEEDVKAWAEKGVLIAAMTDTPARDSNGTILQAGDNVNIIKDLPVKGSSLVIKRGTAVRNIGLTDNPLHIQGRANGTAMVIISAYCKKM; this is encoded by the coding sequence ATGTCTATCGAAACAACGTTATTACAACGCAGTGGTTCTAAATGTGAAATGTGCACAGCAGAATCTAACCTATCAGCTTATGAGCTACCTGAATCACCAGAAAAAAGCTCTGACTGTGCAGTAATGCTTTGTGGTACTTGCCTTGATCAAATTAGCAACCCAGAAACGCTTGATGAAAATCATTGGCGTTGCCTAAACGACAGCATGTGGAGCCAAGTACCTGCAGTACAAGTACTTGCATACCGTATGCTAAACCGTTTAGATGCAGACTGGTCACGTGACCTTCTTGATATGATGTATCTAGAAGAAGACGTAAAAGCATGGGCTGAAAAAGGCGTGCTAATTGCAGCAATGACTGATACTCCAGCACGTGACTCTAACGGTACTATCTTACAAGCTGGCGACAACGTAAACATCATCAAGGATTTACCTGTTAAAGGTTCAAGCTTAGTGATCAAACGTGGTACCGCGGTACGTAATATCGGTTTAACAGATAATCCATTACACATTCAAGGCCGTGCCAACGGTACTGCGATGGTGATCATTTCTGCATACTGCAAAAAAATGTAA